A section of the Roseivirga sp. BDSF3-8 genome encodes:
- a CDS encoding metal ABC transporter permease: MSSADWQIMLTGSFVAVSCGLLGCYLILRRMAMVGDAISHAVLPGIVLAFLVSGSRDTLVMLIGAGLIGLLTTFLIEFFHKKARLQTDASIGVTFTWFFALGVILISVYAGQVDLDQECVLYGEIAYVPIDLWILDDGTIIGPRALFITGGLLLVVVAGILLFYKELYLTTFDPAFATALGISAALWHYILMGAVSLTTIASFESVGAILVVAFLIAPAATAYLLTDNFRTMLWIAAGVGVAISVSGYYLAVWLNGSIAGAMASAAGLLFMLAFLFSPSHGVVFRQRRMRKGAEKVRKEKLTSGR, translated from the coding sequence ATGAGTAGTGCAGACTGGCAAATTATGCTCACCGGCTCTTTCGTGGCAGTGTCCTGCGGCTTGCTGGGCTGCTACCTGATCCTGCGCCGTATGGCTATGGTGGGTGATGCTATTTCACATGCAGTGCTGCCGGGTATTGTTCTCGCCTTCCTGGTGAGCGGTTCACGCGATACGCTGGTCATGTTGATCGGTGCAGGGCTGATCGGGCTGCTGACCACTTTTTTAATCGAGTTTTTTCATAAAAAGGCCCGTCTGCAGACCGATGCATCTATAGGAGTAACATTTACCTGGTTTTTTGCCCTTGGCGTCATATTGATAAGTGTGTATGCCGGTCAGGTAGATCTGGACCAGGAGTGTGTGCTGTACGGAGAGATTGCCTATGTGCCTATTGATTTGTGGATCCTGGACGATGGCACCATCATAGGGCCCAGGGCACTTTTTATCACTGGCGGCCTTCTGCTGGTGGTTGTGGCAGGGATTTTGCTATTCTACAAGGAGCTGTATCTGACTACGTTCGATCCGGCTTTTGCCACAGCACTCGGTATCTCGGCTGCCCTATGGCACTATATACTTATGGGAGCCGTTTCACTTACCACTATTGCCTCCTTTGAGTCAGTAGGTGCTATACTGGTAGTGGCTTTCCTGATTGCACCGGCGGCCACGGCTTATTTGCTTACAGATAACTTCCGCACTATGCTGTGGATAGCTGCCGGAGTAGGAGTCGCCATTTCGGTTTCGGGCTATTACCTGGCGGTCTGGCTCAATGGCAGTATTGCAGGTGCCATGGCATCCGCTGCAGGCCTGCTCTTTATGCTGGCTTTCCTGTTCTCTCCCTCTCATGGAGTGGTGTTCAGGCAGCGCCGCATGAGAAAGGGTGCTGAAAAAGTAAGAAAAGAAAAGCTTACGTCCGGACGGTAA
- a CDS encoding metal ABC transporter ATP-binding protein: MIRQVENPILEVHDLTVSYHRKPVLWGVDVSLPAGSLVGIVGPNGAGKSTLIKAIMGLVPASSGFIKLFDQPLDDVRQKISYVPQRESVDWDFPASAMDVVLMGRYAKIGLMRSPRKADKEMAMECLRKVGMENFAKRQISQLSGGQQQRVFLARALAQEADLYFMDEPFAGVDAATEKAIITLLKEMSRENKTVVVVHHDLQSVSTYFDWVILLNMRLVASGPVDEAFTPALLEETYGGRLTLLTEVSELMKQSQFPSRDK, from the coding sequence ATGATACGCCAGGTAGAAAATCCCATTCTGGAAGTGCACGATCTTACGGTGAGCTATCACCGCAAACCGGTACTGTGGGGAGTGGATGTCTCCTTGCCGGCCGGCTCGCTGGTAGGAATAGTGGGGCCTAACGGAGCGGGAAAAAGCACGCTCATCAAAGCCATAATGGGCCTCGTTCCTGCTAGTAGCGGATTTATCAAATTATTTGACCAGCCACTGGACGATGTCAGGCAAAAAATAAGTTACGTACCTCAGCGTGAATCCGTTGACTGGGACTTTCCTGCTTCGGCCATGGATGTGGTACTCATGGGCAGGTATGCTAAGATAGGCCTGATGCGAAGCCCGAGAAAAGCAGACAAGGAGATGGCCATGGAATGCTTGCGTAAAGTAGGCATGGAAAATTTTGCCAAAAGGCAGATCAGCCAGCTTTCCGGTGGACAGCAACAGCGGGTGTTTCTGGCACGGGCCTTAGCTCAGGAAGCAGACCTCTACTTCATGGACGAACCTTTTGCCGGGGTGGACGCAGCTACCGAAAAAGCGATTATAACTTTACTTAAGGAAATGTCGCGTGAAAACAAAACGGTAGTGGTGGTGCACCATGATCTGCAGTCGGTAAGCACTTACTTTGACTGGGTCATCTTACTGAACATGCGCCTGGTAGCTAGCGGGCCGGTAGATGAGGCCTTCACCCCTGCCCTGCTGGAAGAAACCTACGGTGGCAGACTTACATTGCTCACTGAGGTAAGTGAACTGATGAAGCAATCGCAGTTTCCGTCAAGGGACAAGTAG
- a CDS encoding helix-turn-helix transcriptional regulator, with translation MDTNDTKRISRLTAILTQLQTKRLVTSTELASKFQVSIRTIYRDIRALENAGIPILTEEGKGYYLMDHYRLAPVMFTEKEANALIVAEQLILKNKDASLIQDYSDAIDKVKAVLRYETKDKANLLLARTRYAENISRERTSNNLSSLQYALTNFLAVNIQYTNNQKEETERIIEPFAILSTENWLLVGWCRLRRSFRYFRLDRISNLMVLDEKFEPHNMTLQEFFEKFH, from the coding sequence ATGGATACGAATGATACCAAACGGATCTCAAGACTTACAGCTATTCTCACACAGTTACAGACTAAAAGGTTAGTAACCTCTACTGAACTTGCCTCTAAGTTTCAGGTTAGCATTCGTACAATTTACCGGGATATTCGTGCTTTAGAAAATGCTGGTATTCCCATACTTACCGAAGAGGGCAAAGGTTACTATTTGATGGATCATTACAGGCTAGCCCCTGTGATGTTCACAGAAAAAGAGGCCAATGCGCTGATTGTAGCGGAGCAACTTATCTTAAAAAATAAAGACGCATCACTTATTCAGGATTATTCTGATGCTATAGATAAAGTAAAGGCAGTCTTAAGATATGAAACGAAAGATAAAGCCAATTTGCTTTTAGCACGGACACGCTACGCTGAGAACATCAGCAGAGAAAGAACAAGCAATAATCTTTCTTCCCTTCAGTATGCATTGACAAATTTTCTTGCCGTTAACATTCAATATACCAACAATCAAAAGGAGGAAACGGAGCGTATCATCGAACCCTTTGCCATTTTAAGCACGGAGAACTGGCTGTTAGTGGGTTGGTGTCGGCTACGCAGGAGTTTTAGATATTTCCGTCTTGATAGAATTTCCAACCTTATGGTTCTTGATGAAAAGTTTGAACCTCATAACATGACACTTCAGGAGTTTTTTGAAAAATTTCACTGA
- a CDS encoding VOC family protein codes for MMETAEGNRSDQEYTVPPQTRIGHVHLKVSDLEKALTFYRDILGFEVIMMYGDEAAFLSAGGYHHHIGLNTWRSKDAPPASREGVGLFHAAIVYPERRDLAAALVRIQQAGYPVGGASDHGVSEAIYLRDPDDNGIELYWDRPRESWPYNDKGELEMYTRPLDVQSLLATLN; via the coding sequence ATGATGGAAACTGCAGAAGGAAACAGAAGTGACCAGGAATATACCGTACCACCACAAACCCGCATAGGGCATGTGCACCTGAAGGTTTCAGACCTTGAAAAGGCGCTGACCTTTTACAGGGATATACTGGGGTTTGAGGTAATTATGATGTACGGGGACGAGGCCGCCTTTCTTTCTGCCGGTGGCTACCACCATCATATCGGACTGAACACCTGGCGTAGCAAGGATGCTCCGCCGGCTTCCAGGGAAGGGGTAGGGCTGTTTCACGCGGCTATCGTGTACCCTGAGAGGAGAGACCTTGCTGCCGCCCTCGTCCGGATACAGCAGGCGGGCTATCCTGTCGGGGGCGCTTCAGACCATGGCGTTTCAGAAGCGATCTACCTGAGGGACCCTGATGATAATGGCATAGAGCTGTACTGGGACAGGCCCAGGGAAAGCTGGCCATATAACGATAAGGGCGAGCTGGAGATGTACACGAGGCCCCTTGATGTTCAGTCACTTCTCGCAACACTTAACTAA
- a CDS encoding YceI family protein, with translation MKRLLIFFILLTCSVSVFAQTEWKIDPYHSSINFTIEHSGISMVSGKFTEYSGELTTKGETLENARFDFTVQVESINTGVDQRDNHLRSGDFFEADAHPTMSFESTRIEKTDDPEHYKLYGNLTIKGVTKEVVADLYYGGTATTDQGEKMGMRAEATINRFDYGIDYDPTAAGIGKEVHIVTHLQFVKQ, from the coding sequence ATGAAAAGACTGTTAATATTTTTTATACTACTGACATGTTCAGTAAGCGTTTTTGCTCAGACAGAATGGAAAATAGACCCCTATCATTCATCTATTAACTTTACTATTGAGCATTCCGGCATTAGTATGGTCAGTGGTAAATTTACCGAGTACTCGGGAGAGCTCACCACAAAAGGGGAGACCCTTGAGAATGCCCGGTTTGACTTTACTGTGCAGGTGGAAAGCATCAACACAGGCGTGGATCAAAGGGATAACCACTTGCGTAGCGGTGACTTTTTTGAGGCTGATGCCCACCCTACTATGTCCTTTGAGAGTACGCGTATAGAGAAAACAGATGACCCTGAGCACTATAAGCTATATGGTAACCTTACCATAAAAGGTGTAACTAAGGAGGTGGTTGCTGACCTGTACTATGGAGGAACAGCCACTACGGACCAGGGCGAAAAAATGGGCATGAGAGCAGAAGCGACCATTAACCGCTTTGACTATGGCATCGACTATGACCCGACAGCGGCAGGTATAGGCAAAGAGGTGCATATTGTCACTCACCTGCAGTTTGTTAAGCAATAA
- a CDS encoding thioredoxin family protein, whose amino-acid sequence MKNLKIFVIAAFALFATAASFATESDAPKEDDKKIEWLTLEEAYRKNQEEPRKIFIDVYTNWCGWCKKMDKDTFSDEEVAEYANDNYYAVKLNAESDRIMNLGDVELTEREIARQLQVRSYPTIVFMQEDFKNFQPVPGYRTADDFKNMLEKFNVPAEESEEQE is encoded by the coding sequence ATGAAGAATCTTAAAATATTCGTTATAGCGGCTTTTGCCCTTTTTGCCACTGCAGCCTCTTTTGCTACAGAAAGTGATGCCCCAAAAGAAGATGATAAGAAAATCGAGTGGCTCACACTGGAGGAAGCATACCGCAAAAACCAGGAAGAACCCAGAAAGATATTCATCGATGTATATACCAACTGGTGCGGCTGGTGTAAAAAAATGGATAAGGACACTTTTTCTGATGAGGAAGTGGCCGAATATGCTAATGATAACTACTACGCTGTAAAGCTCAACGCCGAGAGCGACCGCATAATGAACCTGGGTGATGTGGAACTGACTGAGCGTGAAATAGCCCGCCAGTTGCAGGTACGCTCCTACCCTACCATCGTGTTCATGCAGGAAGATTTCAAAAACTTCCAGCCCGTACCTGGCTATCGTACAGCAGATGACTTTAAGAATATGCTGGAGAAATTCAACGTACCAGCCGAAGAATCCGAAGAGCAGGAATAA
- the mnmE gene encoding tRNA uridine-5-carboxymethylaminomethyl(34) synthesis GTPase MnmE yields the protein MKQELLVGNDDTIVALATPQGSGAIAVIRVSGNEAISLVNGIFKGKDLEKQDTHTLHFGTIRDGEKILDEVVVSLFVAPKSFTKENVVEISCHGSNFIIREILKLIIRRGARHARPGEFTKRAFMNGAFDLAQAEAIADLIASDNEAAHRAALDQMRGGFSDEISRLREKLVHFASMIELELDFSEEDVEFASREDLEELIRELLKVINRLIDSFDVGNVIKNGVPTVIAGKPNAGKSTLLNAMLQEEKAIVSDIAGTTRDFIEDEMIIQGVSFRFIDTAGLRETTDKIESIGVERTRQKMQQASLIIYMFDLEQDSITEIRRDINKLENLGIPFLKVGNKLDTAQPELRETLENEPGMVFISAKTGENIEQLQEKLLETVNLDKFKTGNTIVTNTRHYESLLETRKSLEDVLEGLDGGITNDFLALDIRQSLHHLGSITGEVSTDEILGNIFSKFCIGK from the coding sequence TTGAAGCAGGAATTGCTGGTCGGCAACGACGACACTATAGTAGCCCTCGCTACCCCTCAGGGGTCGGGGGCTATTGCCGTTATAAGAGTATCGGGTAATGAGGCCATATCGCTGGTCAATGGTATTTTCAAGGGAAAAGACCTTGAAAAGCAGGACACCCATACGCTGCATTTCGGTACCATTCGCGACGGTGAAAAGATACTTGATGAAGTAGTCGTGTCGCTATTCGTAGCCCCGAAGTCATTCACGAAAGAGAATGTGGTAGAGATCAGTTGCCACGGTTCTAACTTTATCATCCGTGAGATACTCAAATTAATCATTCGCAGAGGCGCGCGCCATGCCCGCCCCGGTGAATTCACCAAACGGGCCTTTATGAACGGGGCTTTTGACCTGGCCCAGGCAGAGGCGATAGCAGATCTTATTGCTTCGGATAATGAGGCCGCGCACCGTGCCGCACTGGATCAGATGCGGGGTGGCTTTAGCGATGAGATAAGCCGCCTGAGAGAAAAACTGGTGCATTTTGCCAGCATGATCGAACTGGAGCTGGACTTTAGCGAGGAAGACGTGGAGTTTGCCAGCCGGGAAGACCTTGAAGAGCTCATACGCGAGTTGCTGAAAGTGATCAATCGCCTGATCGATAGCTTTGATGTAGGTAATGTGATCAAAAACGGGGTGCCCACCGTCATCGCGGGCAAGCCCAATGCGGGCAAAAGCACCCTGCTGAATGCCATGCTACAGGAGGAAAAAGCCATTGTGTCTGACATAGCGGGCACCACGCGGGACTTTATCGAGGATGAAATGATCATCCAGGGAGTGAGCTTTCGCTTCATTGATACCGCGGGGCTGCGTGAAACCACGGATAAGATCGAGAGTATAGGCGTGGAGCGGACGCGCCAGAAGATGCAGCAGGCCAGCCTGATCATCTATATGTTTGACCTGGAGCAAGACAGTATCACGGAGATCCGCCGGGACATTAATAAGCTTGAAAACCTGGGCATACCTTTCCTGAAAGTGGGTAACAAGCTGGATACCGCCCAGCCGGAACTGCGCGAGACACTGGAAAATGAGCCGGGCATGGTGTTCATTTCAGCCAAAACAGGTGAGAACATCGAGCAGCTACAGGAGAAACTACTGGAAACAGTGAACCTGGATAAGTTCAAAACAGGCAATACCATTGTCACGAACACCCGCCACTACGAGAGCCTGCTGGAAACCCGCAAAAGCCTGGAAGATGTGCTCGAGGGCCTCGACGGCGGCATCACCAATGACTTCCTTGCGCTGGACATACGCCAGAGTCTGCATCACCTTGGCAGCATCACGGGCGAAGTTTCTACTGACGAAATCCTTGGAAATATCTTTAGCAAGTTCTGTATCGGAAAGTGA
- a CDS encoding metal-dependent transcriptional regulator, producing the protein MPSLAEENYLKAIYHLSTEGEGKVTTNAISDRLNTKPASVSDMLRKLSAKELVSYRKYQGVSLTVAGRKVALLVIRKHRLWEVFLVEKLKFNWDEVHEVAEQLEHIQSPLLIHQLDEFLGYPKYDPHGDPIPDENGEFSEKEQSPLSDLEVGETGKIVAVKDSSAAFLQYLDKVGAYLGARVKVKDRVEFDGSMEIELDGKKQIFVSREVSANLLITE; encoded by the coding sequence ATGCCCAGTCTAGCGGAAGAGAATTATCTCAAAGCGATTTACCATTTGTCCACCGAAGGAGAAGGAAAGGTGACGACGAACGCGATATCAGATCGGCTAAACACGAAGCCGGCATCCGTCAGTGACATGCTGCGAAAACTTTCTGCCAAGGAGCTCGTCTCCTATCGAAAGTACCAGGGAGTGAGTCTAACGGTGGCGGGAAGAAAAGTGGCACTTTTAGTGATCAGAAAACATCGACTTTGGGAGGTATTTCTGGTAGAGAAATTAAAATTCAATTGGGACGAGGTACACGAAGTAGCGGAACAGTTGGAGCACATTCAGTCACCTCTACTCATCCACCAGTTGGATGAGTTTCTGGGGTACCCGAAATATGATCCTCATGGAGATCCGATTCCGGATGAGAACGGAGAGTTTTCGGAAAAGGAACAGTCGCCGCTCAGTGACCTGGAGGTTGGAGAGACAGGCAAGATTGTGGCAGTCAAAGACAGCAGTGCCGCCTTTCTTCAATACCTGGATAAAGTAGGTGCTTACCTCGGGGCCCGGGTGAAAGTTAAGGACCGGGTGGAGTTCGACGGATCGATGGAAATAGAGCTCGACGGAAAGAAACAGATTTTTGTATCGAGGGAGGTTTCAGCAAACCTTCTCATCACGGAATAA
- a CDS encoding iron chelate uptake ABC transporter family permease subunit, whose product METLIEFLSFSDPNVRYVAIGTVLLGASSALVGTFTFLKKKALVGDAVAHAILPGICLSFMLTGVKNPVYLIIGASATGWLSLLLIDLIVRHSRIKEDAAIGLILSVFFGIGILLLTIIQQSGAAGQSGLDSFLFGQAAALVGQDVLVFGIVAGLLLLTILLFFKELELIAFDPQFAASSGVPVRFMDFLLTTLTVLAVVVGIQAVGVVLMAAMLITPAAAAKFWTDNIKVMALLAAIFGAFSGLAGAYISYTAPSMPTGPWTVIVLSTIALVSFFLSPVKGILPRMFRQRRNRLQMLEENILKTFYLLGEDAEDWKASRTSDEIRERRRYPKGTLIYILKRLVRHGYLRQIKNNYELTNVGFNKSRRVVRLHRLWELYLTQYLNIAPDHVHEDAETIEHVITPELEKRLMEKLDFPEKDPHSSKIPLS is encoded by the coding sequence ATGGAAACACTCATTGAATTCCTTTCATTCTCAGATCCTAATGTACGGTATGTAGCCATTGGCACCGTATTGTTAGGGGCTTCCTCTGCGCTGGTGGGTACCTTTACTTTCCTCAAGAAAAAAGCCCTGGTAGGTGATGCTGTAGCGCACGCCATTCTGCCGGGTATTTGCTTGAGTTTTATGCTGACCGGGGTCAAAAATCCGGTCTATCTCATCATCGGGGCATCCGCCACCGGCTGGCTTTCCCTTCTGCTTATAGACCTGATCGTGAGGCATAGCCGGATCAAAGAAGACGCTGCCATTGGGTTAATTTTAAGTGTATTTTTTGGTATAGGCATATTACTGCTTACCATCATTCAGCAATCCGGGGCGGCAGGGCAGTCCGGGCTGGATAGTTTTCTATTCGGCCAGGCGGCAGCGCTCGTAGGGCAGGATGTACTCGTGTTCGGCATTGTAGCAGGCCTTTTACTCTTAACCATACTGCTATTCTTCAAAGAACTGGAGCTGATCGCTTTCGACCCTCAGTTTGCGGCCAGCTCAGGGGTGCCTGTGCGGTTTATGGATTTCCTTCTTACTACGCTTACTGTACTGGCCGTTGTAGTTGGTATTCAAGCTGTTGGAGTGGTGCTTATGGCAGCCATGCTGATCACGCCGGCCGCTGCAGCCAAGTTCTGGACTGACAATATTAAAGTAATGGCATTGCTGGCGGCAATTTTCGGTGCCTTTAGCGGGCTGGCCGGGGCATATATAAGCTACACGGCCCCTTCCATGCCTACGGGTCCGTGGACAGTAATTGTGCTTAGTACCATCGCCTTAGTATCTTTTTTTCTATCCCCGGTCAAAGGGATACTGCCCAGGATGTTCCGCCAGCGCAGAAACAGGTTACAAATGCTGGAAGAGAATATTCTTAAGACTTTTTACCTGCTGGGCGAAGACGCTGAAGACTGGAAGGCCAGCCGTACCAGTGATGAGATTCGCGAAAGACGCCGCTACCCTAAAGGTACGCTTATCTATATACTGAAAAGGCTGGTGCGACACGGGTATTTGAGGCAAATAAAAAACAATTATGAATTGACAAACGTAGGTTTCAATAAGAGCCGCCGGGTGGTGCGCCTGCATCGTCTGTGGGAGCTTTACCTCACACAATACCTCAATATAGCGCCTGATCATGTGCATGAGGACGCGGAAACCATAGAACATGTGATTACGCCGGAGTTGGAAAAGCGCCTAATGGAAAAGCTGGATTTTCCTGAGAAAGACCCTCATAGCTCAAAAATACCATTATCATGA
- a CDS encoding RidA family protein, with translation MEKRTIDPWAWGESTNSAQAVEVKHAEGTLYCSGQVALDENGIPSSEDMRSQLIQTITNLEHLIAEAGYDCRNIVKLNIYTTSTQDFFTTCMDVYVPFLKKHGIKQATTLLEVKGLFATLTVELEATVVR, from the coding sequence ATGGAAAAAAGGACAATTGATCCATGGGCATGGGGAGAAAGCACAAATTCGGCCCAGGCGGTAGAAGTTAAACATGCAGAGGGCACCTTGTACTGCTCTGGTCAGGTAGCATTGGATGAAAATGGAATACCAAGTAGTGAAGACATGCGCTCACAACTGATTCAAACCATTACTAACTTAGAACATTTAATCGCTGAAGCCGGATACGACTGCAGAAACATTGTCAAACTCAATATCTATACCACCTCCACACAGGACTTTTTTACAACTTGCATGGATGTATACGTTCCATTTCTTAAAAAACATGGAATAAAGCAGGCTACTACTTTGCTTGAAGTAAAAGGACTTTTTGCCACGCTTACAGTTGAACTTGAAGCTACCGTAGTCAGATAA
- a CDS encoding metal ABC transporter solute-binding protein, Zn/Mn family — protein sequence MQLKFFSGLILIAILLTACGDNENQQDGKPGKLKVVTTTGMIADVLREVAGDSATVTEIMGPGVDPHVYKASQGDLKKLTGADMIFYNGLHLEGKMGEVLEKLARQKPVFAVAESVDTSRLLHAPGYQDAFDPHIWFDVSLWQAAMENAVNFLVGQDTANAEYYRKNWEAYRARMEDVHEETRRKVRQIPSSQRVLITAHDAFHYFGNAYNIEVRGLQGISTLSEYGVRDVQNLAEFITENKIKAVFVETSVSEKAINAVVKGARERGHIVKIGGSLYSDAMGPDDTAAGTYLGMVRTNVNTIVNSLK from the coding sequence ATGCAACTAAAATTTTTTAGCGGGCTGATACTTATAGCTATTCTGTTAACCGCCTGCGGGGATAATGAAAATCAGCAAGACGGTAAACCGGGTAAGCTGAAGGTGGTAACCACCACGGGTATGATCGCAGATGTGCTTCGCGAAGTAGCGGGAGATTCAGCCACCGTTACAGAAATCATGGGCCCCGGTGTAGATCCACATGTATATAAGGCGTCGCAGGGAGACCTGAAAAAACTGACCGGTGCAGACATGATATTTTATAATGGCCTGCACCTCGAAGGAAAAATGGGTGAAGTACTGGAAAAGCTGGCGAGACAAAAGCCGGTTTTTGCGGTGGCAGAAAGTGTGGACACTTCAAGATTGCTCCATGCGCCGGGGTATCAGGATGCATTTGATCCGCACATCTGGTTTGATGTTTCTCTCTGGCAGGCAGCTATGGAAAACGCAGTGAATTTTTTGGTGGGGCAGGATACGGCTAATGCGGAATACTACCGGAAAAACTGGGAGGCGTACCGCGCCCGGATGGAAGATGTACACGAAGAAACCCGCCGAAAGGTCAGGCAGATCCCTTCCAGCCAGCGGGTGCTGATCACAGCACATGATGCCTTCCACTATTTTGGCAACGCATATAATATAGAGGTACGCGGACTGCAGGGCATCAGCACCCTTAGTGAATACGGCGTGAGGGATGTACAAAACCTCGCAGAGTTTATTACTGAAAATAAAATCAAGGCAGTATTTGTAGAAACGTCCGTTTCTGAAAAAGCAATCAATGCCGTAGTGAAAGGGGCCAGAGAGAGAGGGCACATTGTCAAAATAGGTGGCAGCTTGTACTCGGATGCAATGGGCCCGGATGACACAGCGGCCGGAACTTACCTTGGGATGGTGCGCACAAATGTGAACACAATTGTAAACTCACTGAAATAA
- a CDS encoding Crp/Fnr family transcriptional regulator, whose amino-acid sequence MYDHLYTYITSKISIDDEDFEEIKKAFAPQKLRKRQYLLQEGQVARHTAFVVKGLLRQYMVDEKGHEHITQFAIENWWIGDRESLANQTPSAFNIDALEDSDLLLITQEEMVSLEKKVPAFKDLIGLIKERRAFFAQKRVVSALSYTAEQKYQQFVETYPQIMQRVPQHMIASYLGITPETLSRLRAKAAKK is encoded by the coding sequence ATGTACGATCACCTCTACACTTATATCACATCCAAAATCAGCATCGATGATGAGGATTTTGAGGAAATAAAGAAGGCCTTTGCCCCTCAGAAGCTACGCAAACGGCAGTATCTGCTGCAGGAGGGGCAAGTGGCAAGGCATACTGCTTTTGTGGTAAAAGGTCTACTGCGCCAATACATGGTGGATGAGAAGGGCCATGAGCACATTACCCAGTTTGCTATAGAAAACTGGTGGATAGGTGACCGCGAAAGCCTGGCCAACCAAACACCCTCGGCCTTTAATATTGATGCGCTGGAGGATAGTGACCTTTTGCTTATTACTCAGGAAGAGATGGTCTCCCTAGAGAAGAAGGTGCCGGCCTTTAAAGACCTTATCGGGCTTATAAAAGAAAGGCGCGCATTTTTTGCTCAGAAGCGGGTGGTCAGCGCCCTTAGCTATACGGCTGAGCAGAAGTACCAGCAGTTTGTAGAAACCTACCCCCAGATTATGCAGCGTGTACCCCAGCACATGATCGCTTCCTACCTGGGCATAACGCCGGAAACACTAAGCCGCCTGCGAGCTAAGGCAGCCAAAAAATAG
- a CDS encoding YceI family protein, which yields MDTLNQVQTQTKWVSDPAHSELTFKVRHLMISNVKGEFTDFQVEMTSNGDDLTAAEVQVKINAGSVSTNNADRDNHLKAEDFFDVANHPELSFTSNAVQKVDDETYKVKGNLTIKGVSKEVVLDAEFGGYVTDPYGNEKAGFSISGKINRKEFGLNWNAALETGGVMVGDEVKLNAEVQLVKQS from the coding sequence ATGGACACATTAAATCAGGTTCAGACACAGACAAAATGGGTAAGTGACCCCGCACACAGCGAACTGACCTTTAAAGTAAGGCACCTCATGATCAGCAATGTGAAAGGTGAATTCACAGACTTTCAGGTAGAAATGACCTCAAACGGTGACGACCTGACTGCAGCCGAGGTACAGGTAAAAATCAATGCCGGATCTGTCTCTACTAACAATGCGGACAGGGATAACCACCTGAAAGCAGAAGACTTTTTTGATGTGGCAAATCATCCGGAACTAAGCTTTACATCAAATGCAGTTCAAAAAGTAGATGATGAAACCTATAAGGTGAAAGGTAACCTGACCATCAAAGGGGTAAGTAAAGAGGTGGTGCTGGACGCTGAGTTTGGAGGATATGTTACAGACCCTTATGGCAACGAGAAAGCTGGCTTCTCTATCAGCGGAAAGATCAACCGCAAGGAGTTTGGCCTGAACTGGAATGCCGCACTGGAGACGGGTGGGGTTATGGTAGGCGACGAGGTAAAGCTCAACGCTGAAGTGCAGTTAGTGAAGCAGTCATAA